A stretch of Besnoitia besnoiti strain Bb-Ger1 chromosome V, whole genome shotgun sequence DNA encodes these proteins:
- a CDS encoding tRNA binding domain-containing protein (encoded by transcript BESB_062880) → MELVYDTTRASLATALVGRYVQPCLRQQQPPLALSLCFLGNEARSYLHAGQTRLPVLLAAKGPEGTEARFPPLHEPVAIMRCLANQASRSAKGPTVATLLLGGETDAQVSQWLSFCSENNYAIRGVSHFQKMHTHLATRTFFCGDHVTLADFAVFVSCFPWMASASQKERMLYCNLTRWFDYVQHLPGVMNAVEQLPLIDVHPPQPIAAGATAAAGVEKRPSSGDTKSARGSSAQSKENGVCQMNGDVAKNQKPGREKAAEAKKKNQSGGGSKPGGAGSSNKGSKSAADSDRPVEDVTRLRMVVGQVKKVWRHPEADKLYCEEVDIGEPGQLRHIASGLVPYMKAEELEGQKVIVLANMKPKNLRGFASHGMLVCATSRDHSKCELMRPPPDTPIGEQITFEGLQGEPDPVMNTKEGKYPFAAVQPHFYTDENRIGLYKTHRFMTNQGPVFCDSIVGGMIS, encoded by the exons ATGGAGCTCGTATACGACACGACCCGCGCGAGCCTGGCTACCGCGCTCGTTGGGCGCTACGTTCAGCCATGCCttcggcagcagcagcctccgctcgctctgtcgctctgcttcctcggcaACGAGGCTAGAAGCTACCTCCATGCGGGCCAG ACCCGGCTTCCTGTCCTTCTTGCGGCGAAGGGACCGGAAGGGACAGAGGcgcgctttcctcctcttcacgAACCGGTGGCGATCATGAGGTGCCTCGCGAATCAAGCGTCTAGATCTGCGAAAGGCCCGACAGTAGCCACCCTTCTTCTCGGTGGAGAGACAGAC GCACAGGTCTCTCAGTGGCTGTCTTTCTGCAGCGAGAACAACTACGCGATTCGCGGCGTGTCTCACTTTCAAAAGATGCACACCCACCTCGCCACCCGCactttcttctgcggcgacCACGTCACTCTCGCCGACTTCGCAGTCTTCGTGTCCTGTTTCCCGTGGATG GCGTCGGCTTCACAAAAAGAACGCATGCTGTATTGCAACTTGACGCGCTGGTTTGACTACGTCCAACACCTTCCCG GTGTGATGAACGCGGTGGAGCAGCTTCCCTTGATCGACGTTCACCCTCCTCAG CCTATTGCCGCGGGAGCGACCGCTGCCGCGGGGGTGGAGAAGCGCCCCAGCTCCGGAGACACGAAAAGCGCGAGGGGTTCATCGGCGCAGTCCAAGGAAAATGGCGTTTGCCAGATGAATGGCGATGTTGCCAAGAATCAAAAGCCCGGGCGTGAGAAAGCCGCAGAAGCAAAAAAGAAGAATcagagcggcggaggatCGAAGCCGGGTGGAGCTGGCTCGTCAAACAAAGGCAGCAAATCAGCAGCGGACTCGGACCGCCCCGTGGAAGATGTTACGCGTCTCCGAATGGTTGTTGGTCAGGTGAAAAAAGTGTGGAGACATCCCGAGGCAGACAA GCTCTATTGCGAGGAGGTCGATATTGGTGAGCCCGGGCAGTTGCGCCATATCGCTTCAGGCCTGGTGCCCTACATGAAGGCAGAAGAACTGGAAGGGCAGAAAGTGATTGTTCTGGCCAACATGAAGCCAAAGAATCTGCGAGGCTTCGCTTCACATGGAATGCTCGTCTGCGCGACAAGCAGAGACCATTCGAAGTGCGAGCTTATGCGGCCTCCCCCCGATACTCCT ATTGGCGAGCAGATTACGTTTGAGGGACTACAAGGTGAACCAGACCCCGTCATGAACACTAAGGAGGGAAAGTACCCGTTTGCTGCTGTTCAGCCG CACTTCTATACCGATGAAAACCGCATTGGTCTGTATAAG ACACACAGATTTATGACCAACCAAGGCCCAGTCTTCTGCGATTCTATTGTTGGAGGCATGATCTCATGA